In the Bacillota bacterium genome, GTGTACCGATGTCAAGCGCCTCTCCTCCACCGGAGAACATGTTCGCTCCCCCCGCGATCCTGGCCGTCATGCGCAGGCGCAACGCCCCGCACCGCTCCATTGCCTCCACAAGGGCACTGACCGCGATATCGGCAAACTTTCCCGGGCACAGCCAGCCGTCCGTGCCGACGCTCGAGTCGAGCAGCACGTGGGCCATGCCACCCACCGCCGCGACGGAGTCGTGAAGCAGGACGACCACGCAGGACCCCACGAACTCCGTGACCAGCACATCCCCGCGGCAGCCCACCGCCAGATCCGCCGTTCGGACCAGCACGCGCGCCACCCTACCACCTCCCTCCGCGCAAGGCACGGGAAAGGGGCGGGCGACCAGCGGCCGACCCGCCCCCCGGCCCTCAGGCGCAAGCCTCGCCCACGCGGGAGAGGTCGCTGACCTCTTCCTGCGAGAAGACCTTTTGCAGGTCAAGCAGGATGAGCAGCCTCTTGTTGACCCGGCCGATGCCCTGCAGAAAGCGCGACTCGATCCCCGCGATGATGGGCGGAGGCGGCTCTATGCTGCGGTTGGGGATCCGGAGGACCTCCGAAACCGAATCGACGATCAGCCCCACGGTCATGTCGTCGATGTTCACCACCACTATGCGGGTCGCATCGGTATCCTGCCGCTGCTCCATGCCGAAGCGCTTCCTGAGGTCCACGATGGGCAGGACCTTTCCCCGCAGGTCAATAATCCCTTCCACGAACG is a window encoding:
- a CDS encoding chemotaxis protein CheD, which gives rise to MARVLVRTADLAVGCRGDVLVTEFVGSCVVVLLHDSVAAVGGMAHVLLDSSVGTDGWLCPGKFADIAVSALVEAMERCGALRLRMTARIAGGANMFSGGGEALDIGTRNIEAVRKGLAALSIPVVAADVGGSRARSVVFDVSTGAVSVRAGETRTWL
- a CDS encoding chemotaxis protein CheW, coding for MRVAEEYRAELLDEEDQESGDLAEETQLVSFRLGSEEYGVNIMQVQEIIRLTEITRVPKAPAFVEGIIDLRGKVLPIVDLRKRFGMEQRQDTDATRIVVVNIDDMTVGLIVDSVSEVLRIPNRSIEPPPPIIAGIESRFLQGIGRVNKRLLILLDLQKVFSQEEVSDLSRVGEACA